Proteins encoded within one genomic window of Clupea harengus chromosome 10, Ch_v2.0.2, whole genome shotgun sequence:
- the LOC116222087 gene encoding uncharacterized serine-rich protein C215.13-like, producing MWAGCRQFSFASCTMASMFPITVFLLLIYAGISQGQNLTTSTVTASTSSSTKVSTSSSAAAAADTSPSAPVSPALTTTSTALAASEAKTTSEAAATGHHSTQPTQPAQSSATASHNASDSAITEVAATHTPSVSQDSAVTEVAATHTPSVNQSTLSPNSSASGRPTARGPLVSSTSSNTGTAKLLYRSPGLVAVLCIFVIILALLLVIGLTKGLTSSNSKFERLEEVPMGKMNEESPFAQYPPK from the exons ATGTGGGCAGGCTGCCGTCAGTTCTCATTTGCCTCCTGCACCATGGCGAGCATGTTTCCCATCACTGTGTTTCTGTTGCTAATTTACGCAGGAATCTCACAAG GACAAAATTTGACAACATCAACAGTAACAGCTTCCACGTCGTCATCAACAAAAGTGTctacatcatcatcagcagcagcagctgcagacaCATCCCCAAGCGCCCCTGTCAGTCCTGCTCTCACTACCACTAGCACTGCCTTAGCAGCTAGTGAGGCTAAGACAACATCGGAAGCTGCAGCTACAGGTCATCACTCCACACAACCAACGCAGCCTGCACAGTCCAGCGCCACAGCCAGTCACAATGCCTCTGACTCCGCCATCACAGAGGtggctgctacacacacaccctctgtgaGTCAGGACTCCGCCGTCACAGAGGtggctgctacacacacaccctctgtgaATCAGTCAACACTCTCTCCAAACTCCTCGGCCTCCGGCAGACCCACGGCACGTGGACCACTCGTCTCGAGCACGAGCTCAAACACGGGTACAG CAAAGCTACTGTACAGGAGCCCAGGACTGGTAGCGGTTTTGTGCATATTCGTCATCATTCTGGCCTTACTGTTGGTGATTGGGCTAACAAAGGGCTTGACCTCCAGTAATTCAAAGTTTGAAAGACTGGAAGAAGTACCAATG GGCAAAATGAATGAGGAATCTCCATTTGCACAGTACCCACCCAAATGA